The Desmodus rotundus isolate HL8 chromosome 3, HLdesRot8A.1, whole genome shotgun sequence genome includes a region encoding these proteins:
- the BCDIN3D gene encoding RNA 5'-monophosphate methyltransferase, translated as MAASAKQTIGGVEEEVAVEEKPRVLAPGAAPFGNFPHYSRFHSPEQRLCLLPPELLGQLFPQGPERKPIVGLDVGCNSGDLSVALYKHFLSLRDGENSDASREFRLLCCDIDPVLVERAEKECPFPDALTFITLDFMNQRSRKVLLNSFLSQFGRSVFDIGFCMSITMWIHLNHGDRGLWEFLAHLSSLCHYLLVEPQPWKCYRAAARRLRKLGLHDFDHFHSLAIRGDMANQIVQILTEDHGMELACCFGNTSWDRSLLLFRAKQTTETHSIPQSLIEGKEKNRLRSWR; from the exons ATGGCGGCGTCCGCGAAGCAGACCATCGGAGGAGTAGAGGAGGAAGTCGCGGTGGAAGAGAAACCGCGAGTCCTGGCACCCGGGGCCGCCCCGTTTGGAAATTTCCCTCACTATTCCCGCTTCCACTCTCCAGAGCAAcggctctgcctcctgcctccggAGCTGCTTGGCCAGCTCTTCCCTCAGGGTCCCGAGAGGAAGCCCATTGTGGGGCTAGACGTGGGGTGTAACTCCGGG GACCTAAGTGTGGCTCTGTACAAACACTTCCTTTCCCTACGTGATGGGGAGAACTCAGACGCCTCAAGAGAATTCCGTCTCCTCTGCTGCGACATAGATCCAGTCCTGGTGGAGCGAGCTGAGAAAGAATGCCCTTTTCCTGATGCCTTGACTTTTATTACCCTGGACTTCATGAATCAAAGGAGCCGGAAAGTTCTCTTGAACTCGTTTTTAAGCCAGTTTGGACGCTCTGTGTTTGACATTGGTTTCTGCATGTCAATAACCATGTGGATTCATCTGAACCATGGGGACCGTGGCCTGTGGGAGTTCCTGGctcacctctcctccctctgccactACCTCCTTGTGGAGCCACAGCCCTGGAAATGCTATCGGGCAGCTGCAAGGCGTCTTCGAAAGCTGGGCCTCCATGATTTTGACCACTTCCACTCCCTTGCCATCCGAGGTGATATGGCCAATCAGATTGTACAAATCTTGACCGAGGACCATGGCATGGAATTAGCATGCTGCTTTGGCAACACCAGCTGGGACCGAAGCCTTTTGCTCTTCAGGGCAAAACAAACCACAGAGACTCATTCAATCCCTCAATCACTgatagaagggaaagaaaagaacagattaAGGTCCTGGAGGTAG